The genomic interval CCAGAAGGTGAGCCGCGGCGCGAACGCCATCACCTGCTCCAAGGGCCGGTCCTGCTTGAGCTCCAGGAAGAAGGGGTGTGTGGCGAACCGCTTCTCACGCGCCTCGATGTGTTGGAGCACGGCCTTCATGGATGTCCCTCCCTGATACCCGCGATGTGGGTTACCAACTGACGGTGTACACGCAGGCGGTATCCCCCCGGCGACGGCAACTCTTGGGGTCATGTTCAATACGGACCCAGAGAGAATCCTTGGGACGGAACCTGTCGGAGATGGCCTCCAGCAGTCCGTAGTCCAAGTCGCACGGATAGGGATTGTCGCAACGCATCTTCGCGTTTCGCTTGTCCACTGGCTCGAAGTGATAACCGCCGATGTGGCCCTTGCCCCGGTGATTCATCCGGTAGGTCGGGTCCACCGCGCGCAAGACTTTCTCCAAGGTGTCGATATCCGGAGGGAACTGCGCGTTCTCTGGAATCTTCCGGCCAATCGTTCGCACCGTGCTGGGGCCAATCTTCTCGAAAACCAGACTGAAAGATTTCAGCAGCGCGGGCATCGGATACCAGGATTTGGCTTCCAGCGGAGCAATGCCGTTCTCCGCGAGGATTCGCAGCGCCCGGGCTTGGGCCAGCTCCATTCCATTGACGATGGAGAGGATGGACTGGCCCAGGACCTCGACGCCTTGGAAGGACGCGAAGGCAGGGGCGGGGGTGGGAGTCGTCGTCGGCGTCTTCAAATTCATACCGGAATGTCCTCGCGATTCACTGTCATGCATTGAAGCGGGTTTCTCCGGTAATTTCAAACATCCTGATTTATCTAAACTTTTCCATTCTGATGGATACGTCTGGGATTGGGTTGGGGTGGACCCATGTGTTGACGTCTCATGTCCGGTTCCAAACACTTGCGTAGGGAGGGCTGGGATGAGGTGGGTTGGAGTCCTCCGAGGAAGGCGGACGGGATGTCCCGCGGGTGGGGGTGGGGCTGAAAAAATGGCGGCACTTCCGGGGCGGGGCGGAGGTGGAGGCGGGGGGATTCCAATGAGGACAAGGGGTTGGCGCGCGGCACATGGGTTGCTCTTGGGGCGGGCAGGCACGGAGGAGAAACCCATGGCGAAGACTCGGCGGAGTGGGCAGGGCATCCGGCGGAAGGCTCGGCGGGTGAAGGTGACGACAGCGCGTGCGGTGTCGGGGGCGGGGAGACAAGCGCGCCGGGTGCAGGTGACGCTGGGAGACCTCATCGCCGCGGCCTTCGACACGGTGGGGGGCGAGGTGAAGAAGGTGAAGCAGGTGGTGTCCTCGCGGGACATGGTGTTGGCCACCGGCAAGCACATCGTCTTCGTGGGCTGAAGACACACGGGCGGGTGAGGCGTCAGGGGAGGCGGCGAGGGGAGCTGACGGGTGAGGCGCATCATCATTCCCGGGCGCAACTGCTGGACGGTGGAGGAGACGAGCGACGCGGGCGTCCTGGTGGATGGGCGCGCGTACTACCGGGAGCTGTACCGGGCCGCGAAGAAGGCCCGGCGCTACGTCGCGATGACGGGCTGGCAGTTCGACAGCGACGTTGCGCTCTTGCGAGGGGAGGACCTGGAGGAGGCGCGGGGCGGCGAGGTGCGCCTGCTGCCCATGCTGGATGCGTTGTGCCGAGCCAACCCGGAGCTGCATGTCTACATCCTGGCGTGGGATTTCAGCCTGCTGCTCGCGATGGAGCGCGAGTGGATGCAGCACCTGCTGTTCAACTGGACGACGAACGAGCGCGTGCGCTTCCGGTTCGATGCCTCCAGTCCGCTCTACGGGGCGCACCACCAGAAGCTGGTCGTCATCGACGGGGTGCAAGCCTTTACCGGTGGGATGGATGTTTGTGATTGCCGCTGGGATGACCGCGAGCACCGCGCCTACTCGGCGTTGAGGTGTGACAGCGGCAGGGACCCGCATGGGCCCTACCATGACGTGCAGGCGGTGCTCACCGGGCCGGTGGTGGCGCGGCTGACGGAGCTGTTCGAGGCGAGGTGGGCACACGCGGGCGGAGGGGAGCTGCGCCTGCCGCGGGTGTCCCGGGATGACGTGGGCTTCTCCTCCAGCGTGCCCGCGCCGCCGGGGCCGGTGGCGCTCAGTCGAACGTTCGGCAAGACGCTGTTGCCGCCGCAGGAAGCGGTGCAGGAGGTGCGCACGCTGTTCCTGGATGCCATCGCCGCGGCGGACCGGTTCATCTACATCGAGAACCAGTACTTCTCGTCGCGGGCCATCCACCAGGCGCTGGTGCGGCGCTTTCGCGCGGTGGGGCGCCCGCCGCTCCAGGTGGTGCTGGTGCTGCCGCGGCAACCCGAGGCGCTGCGCGAGCAATTGGCCATGGGCGTGGCGCAGGTGCGGCTGCTGCGCGCGCTGGGGCGACTGGCGCGGGAGACGGGCCACACGTTCCGGGTGTACGGCTCCGCGGCGCGCGACGTCCCCTCGGGCGAGGAGGTCTACACGTATGTCCACTCGAAGGTGATGGTGGTGGATGACCACTTCCTCACGCTGGGCTCGGCGAACACCACCAATCGCAGCATGGGGTTGGACTCGGAGCTGAACCTGAGCTGGGAAGCGGAGGAGGCGGAGGACACCGTGTCGCGCGCCATCCGCCGCCTGCGGGTGTCATTGATGGCGGAGCTCACGGGCCTGACGGGCGTGGGGGCGTTGCGGTCGCTTGCGCGCGTGGACCTGGCGTGGGTGGAGCGGCTGGACGCGGTGGCGCGCGAAGGGGCACACCGGCTTCGTCCGCATCCGCTGGAGACGGTGTTCGACCAGAGCCCGTTGCTCAAGTCGCTGGAGCCCGAGGACCTGAGCATCGACCCGGAGGACTCCGTGCTGGACGAGTCCTTGTTCGAGGCGCTGCGTGGCGCGGAGGACGGGCTGTTCGCCTCGGGCATCCGGCTCTTGTCGCGCTTCTGGGTGGGCACGGCCGAGGAGCGCCCGCACCAGGCGATTCTGCCGGCGGGCTCCGACGACGCGGGGCCGCCCCGCGATGGCGGTTGAGCGCCCTTCGCGTGACACGGGAGGTCTCACCGAGCGCGTGGGTGTGCCGAGGCTCGGCAGTGTCACCCACACCCGATGCGCCGAGGACTTCGCGAGACGGCGGGGCCGGGTAGGATTGGGGGACGATGACCGGCGCCGCCCCCCTATTCGTCCTCTTCGCCCTCGTCTCCAACCAGAGCTCCACCCTCATCGAGGAAGAGCCCGAGCCCTCGGGACGGCAGGACACCCCCGTGTCCAAGGCCCGCCTGGATGAGCCCGCGCCCCCTGGCAGCCATGCCGGTGGTGAGGGCTTCGGCTTCACCGCGCAGCTCGAGGTGGGCGGGGTGAGCCTGCCCTCGGGCACTCCGGGTGGAGGCCAGGACCTGTTCATCCGGGCGTATCCGGTGCTGGGCCTGACGAAGGGAGACTCCTTCGTGCTGCGGCTGGGCGCCAACCTGCGCATGCGCATGGTGGACGAGGAGCCCAAGCAGGCGGAGGGTGACTACGGCGCCCGTCTTCGCCGCGAGGACTGGGACGAGCTGAGCGACGCGGGCCAGGTGGTGCGCATGCTGCGCATCGGCCAGGAGGGACAGCCGTTCTATCTGCGCGTGGAGCCCCTGGTCGACGAGTCGCTGGGCCGCGGCTACCTGGTGGGCCGCTACAGCAATGTGTTGTCGCCGGACTACCACCCGGCGGGCGGCTCGGTGACGGTGGTGAAGGGCGCGGTGCGCGCGGAGGTGCTGGCCAGCGACGTGCTCGCGGCGCGGCTCTTCGCGGGTGAGCTGATGCTGGACCTGGGGCGCGCGGCCAGCGACGACGCGAACAAGTTCGACCGCTACCTCGTGCGGTTGTCCGCCGCGCACGACGCGGGCCGCGCGGGGGGCGAGACGCCCAACATGACGCTGGCCTCGTTGGGCGGCGACGTGGCGCTGTACAAGGGGGAGCGCCTGCGGGCCTGGGCGCTTCTGGGCGGTGGCGCGCGCTTCTCGCAGTCGCACACGCCCGCGGTGGGCGGCCTGCTCGGCGTGGCCATGGAGGGACAGACGTCGAGCGGCACGCAGATCAGCGTGACGCTCCAGGGGCGCCACCAGGGTGGGCGCTTCCGCTTCGGCATGTTCGGGCCGGACTACGAGCTGGGCCGCTTCTCCGGCACGGGCCTGGCCGAGCAGCCCATCTCCGAGGAGGACCTGCCCTCGGGCTTCGCGGGCTACCTGGAGGCGTCCATCGCCAAGGGCGGTCCGGACTCGACGCTGCTCTTGGGCAGCCTGGCCGCGCAGTACTACGGCTTCGGCCGCACGGACCTGGATGTGTCGGCCGGGTTTGAACTGCCCGGAGGCCGCACCCGTGCCCTGGCGCGCGC from Myxococcus stipitatus carries:
- a CDS encoding phospholipase D-like domain-containing protein, with product MRRIIIPGRNCWTVEETSDAGVLVDGRAYYRELYRAAKKARRYVAMTGWQFDSDVALLRGEDLEEARGGEVRLLPMLDALCRANPELHVYILAWDFSLLLAMEREWMQHLLFNWTTNERVRFRFDASSPLYGAHHQKLVVIDGVQAFTGGMDVCDCRWDDREHRAYSALRCDSGRDPHGPYHDVQAVLTGPVVARLTELFEARWAHAGGGELRLPRVSRDDVGFSSSVPAPPGPVALSRTFGKTLLPPQEAVQEVRTLFLDAIAAADRFIYIENQYFSSRAIHQALVRRFRAVGRPPLQVVLVLPRQPEALREQLAMGVAQVRLLRALGRLARETGHTFRVYGSAARDVPSGEEVYTYVHSKVMVVDDHFLTLGSANTTNRSMGLDSELNLSWEAEEAEDTVSRAIRRLRVSLMAELTGLTGVGALRSLARVDLAWVERLDAVAREGAHRLRPHPLETVFDQSPLLKSLEPEDLSIDPEDSVLDESLFEALRGAEDGLFASGIRLLSRFWVGTAEERPHQAILPAGSDDAGPPRDGG
- a CDS encoding chaperonin, with amino-acid sequence MAKTRRSGQGIRRKARRVKVTTARAVSGAGRQARRVQVTLGDLIAAAFDTVGGEVKKVKQVVSSRDMVLATGKHIVFVG